In the genome of Roseovarius sp. Pro17, the window ATCTATCGGATCGACTTGTCAAATTGGAACGGGCATCGAGTAGCGTAACCCAGGTTACTCGATACCGTTTTCCCGTTGCAGCGCCCGCACATAGGCGACGATGTTCAACACATCCCCTTGGGTGACACCCTCCACGGCAGGCATGTTGCCGAATTTCCAATGGTGCGCGCGCACGCCGTTCTGCGCAGCCAGAACGAACGCCATGTCGCCGTGGTGGTTGGGTTCATAAATCTTGTGCACCAACGGGGGTGCGACACCCTGTTTTCCTTGGGCGTTCTCTCCATGGCAGTCTGCGCAGACGGCGTCGTAGGCGCGTTTGCCAATCTGCTCTTGGTCTGAAAATGATGC includes:
- a CDS encoding cytochrome c, with product MKWGAIVFAVIALITGTWYITRSGNETSPANLAQSAELPGDAMASVSVPASFSDQEQIGKRAYDAVCADCHGENAQGKQGVAPPLVHKIYEPNHHGDMAFVLAAQNGVRAHHWKFGNMPAVEGVTQGDVLNIVAYVRALQRENGIE